A portion of the Thermothelomyces thermophilus ATCC 42464 chromosome 5, complete sequence genome contains these proteins:
- a CDS encoding glycoside hydrolase family 93 protein (CAZy_ID 268076), giving the protein MRIHLRGFAILGLAVEAAIARPPGPPDTPRSPGPPLPPGPPGPPGPPVPPDSDHLPPFSTFSNRVIYTPPKGGRAVYPRVAELSDGTLLVTASVSGVVGPDNLPAFPIFESKDGGVTYQWISNLTDQVNGWGMSAQPALLELRQPLGGFKPGTVLASGNSWSDKGTRIDLYASTDKGRTWEFVSHAAEGGRPNTTNGATPVWEPFLLTYDDELIVYYSDQRDPRHGQKLAHQTSRDLKHWGPVVNDVAYDEYLARPGMTVVAYIPPIKKWILVYERPIGNSSSHGVNYPVHYRLADDPRKFDAAQPIPIVIETREGTTVAPNASPYVVWSPVGGPKGTIIVSDADRSWLYLNTAGGDPDKWQIRECGQPEAYSRALHVFEKRPDRLMVLGGDTFDGNGVGALTDSVLDMNKFLQGGYSAPGQSP; this is encoded by the exons ATGCGTATTCACCTCCGTGGTTTTGCCATCCTCGGCCTCGCGGTCGAAGCTGCCATCGCACGACCACCAGGTCCTCCAGATACCCCTCGTTCTCCGGGgcctcctcttccccccGGTCCTCCGGGTCCCCCTGGGCCACCTGTACCGCCGGACTCAGACCATCTCCCTCCCTTTAGCACCTTCAGCAACCGTGTTATTTACACACCACCCAAGGGTGGTCGGGCGGTGTACCCGCGTGTCGCTGAGCTCAGTGACGGCACTCTCCTGGTGACCGCGAGTGTCAGCGGCGTTGTCGGGCCCGACAACCTCCCGGCGTTCCCCATCTTTGAGAGCAAAGATGGCGGCGTCACCTACCAGTGGATCTCGAATCTCACCGACCAGGTCAACGGCTGGGGCATGAGCGCGCAGCCCGCCCTGCTCGAGCTGCGACAGCCCCTTGGGGGCTTCAAGCCCGGCACCGTCCTGGCGTCGGGAAACAGCTGGAGCGACAAGGGAACCCGTATCGACCTGTACGCAAGCACAGACAAGGGGCGGACCTGGGAGTTTGTGAGCCATGCTGCCGAGGGCGGCCGTCCCAACACCACCAATGGCGCCACGCCCGTGTGGGAGCCGTTCCTCCT CACTTACGACGACGAGCTCATCGTCTACTACTCCGACCAGCGCGATCCTAGGCATGGCCAGAAGCTCGCCCACCAGACATCCCGTGATCTCAAGCACTGGGGCCCCGTTGTCAACGACGTCGCCTATGACGAATACCTCGCCCGGCCCGGCATGACTGTCGTCGCGTACATCCCGCCCATCAAGAAGTGGATTCTTGTGTATGAACGGCCGATCGGCAACTCGAGCTCCCACGGGGTGAACTATCCTGTTCACTACCGCCTCGCCGATGACCCGAGGAAGTTTGACGCGGCCCAGCCGATCCCCATTGTCATCGAGACCAGGGAGGGGACGACCGTGGCGCCAAATGCATCGCCCTATGTTGTCTGGTCCCCCGTGGGAGGACCCAAGGGCACGATCATCGTGTCAGATGCGGACCGGAGCTGGCTCTACCTCAACACCGCCGGAGGCGACCCGGATAAGTGGCAGATCAGGGAGTGCGGTCAACCAGAGGCATACAGCCGCGCACTCCACGTTTTCGAGAAACGGCCGGATCGCCTGATGGTGTTGGGAGGGGATACCTTTGACGGAAACGGTGTCGGCGCGCTGACAGACAGCGTTCTCGACATGAACAAGTTTCTGCAAGGCGGCTATTCTGCACCTGGCCAGTCACCCTAA
- a CDS encoding cytochrome P450-like protein (Cytochrome P450-like protein): MSTPIPQPPGIPLLGNLFDVDPNNTWWSLKTLAEKYGEIFQIKVLGKRIVFVASGALAEEICDEKRFRKYVGGPIVEIRYAVHDSLFTAFDHEPSWGIAHRIIAPHLAPEALAGHFDEFVQCADELIAKWQGLGAGAQIRPLDELNRLNLEATALTLYGKKLNCLEGPAHPMLQAMEDATSEAMKRPNRPKILNWLVYGGKFKRATRALRSFAADMVKERKEHPTDRRDLLWALLNAKDPETGKGFTESEIIDEIVTMPIGSSTAPCAIAAGILFLIRNPDALAKAREEIDRVLGDGPFKREHVPQLQYIAGLVRETLRLSSAAPGFNIEPIPRPGDKSPVLLAGGKYQVPHNQALIIVLAGVNRDPAVFDDPLAFRPERMMGEAFERLPAGVKKWFGNGKRECIGKHWAWDFLVITMTKLIRDVDFEAVDPSYQLKQDGWFNIRPIDFSVKATVRAR; this comes from the exons ATGTCGACGCCAATTCCCCAACCGCCTGGCATCCCCTTGCTGGGAAACCTGTTCGATGTCGACCCAAACAATACATGGTGGTCTCTCAAGACGCTCGCCGAGAAGTATG GCGAGATTTTCCAGATCAAGGTGCTGGGCAAGCGTATCGTGTTCGTGGCCAGCGGTGCGCTGGCCGAGGAAATTTGCGACGAGAAGCGGTTCCGGAAATACGTCGGCGGCCCGATcgtcgagatccgctacgcCGTCCACGATTCGCTCTTCACCGCGTTCGACCATGAGCCTAGCTGGGGTATCGCTCATCGCATCATAGCTCCCCATCTCGCTCCAGAGGCGCTCGCCGGCCACTTCGACGAGTTTGTTCAATGCGCCGACGAGCTGATTGCGAAGTGGCAAGGCCTCGGCGCCGGAGCCCAGATCCGCCCGCTCGACGAGCTTAACCGGCTCAACCTCGAGGCCACCGCGCTCACCTTGTACGGCAAGAAGCTGAACTGTCTCGAGGGCCCCGCGCACCCGATGTTGCAAGCAATGGAGGACGCGACGTCGGAAGCCATGAAGAGGCCAAACAGACCCAAGATCCTTAACTGGTTGGTGTACGGTGGCAAGTTCAAGAGGGCGACCAGAGCGCTGCGGTCCTTTGCTGCCGACATGGTCAAGGAGCGGAAAGAACACCCCACGGACCGGCGGGATCTCCTCTGGGCCCTGCTGAACGCCAAGGACCCAGAGACGGGCAAAGGTTTCACCGAGTCGGAGATCATCGATGAGATCGTCACCATGCCCATCGGCAGCAGCACCGCCCCGTGCGCCATAGCCGCCGGAATTCTCTTCCTCATCCGGAACCCGGACGCCCTCGCCAAGGCCCGAGAAGAGATCGACAGGGTGCTTGGCGACGGGCCGTTCAAGCGAGAGCACGTCCCGCAGCTGCAGTACATCGCCGGCCTCGTCCGCGAGACGCTGCGGCTCTCGAGCGCCGCCCCGGGCTTCAACATCGAGCCGATCCCGAGGCCCGGCGACAAGTCTCCCGTGTTGCTCGCCGGCGGCAAGTACCAGGTGCCCCATAACCAGGCCCTGATCATCGTCCTGGCCGGCGTCAACCGGGACCCGGCCGTCTTCGACGACCCGCTCGCCTTCCGGCCGGAGCGCATGATGGGCGAGGCGTTCGAGCGCCTCCCCGCCGGCGTCAAGAAGTGGTTCGGCAACGGCAAGCGCGAGTGCATCGGAAAGCACTGGGCATGGGACTTCCTCGTCATCACCATGACCAAGCTGATCCGCGACGTCGACTTCGAGGCCGTGGACCCCTCCTACCAGCTGAAGCAGGACGGCTGGTTCAATATCCGCCCTATCGACTTCTCCGTCAAGGCAACGGTGAGGGCTCGCTGA